The following proteins are encoded in a genomic region of Arachis stenosperma cultivar V10309 chromosome 4, arast.V10309.gnm1.PFL2, whole genome shotgun sequence:
- the LOC130977005 gene encoding protein LURP-one-related 10-like: MGTELISIINTKYCKPAPINIKIETDKGVAYINNEVIFRIHEPSFSLEDRRVIYDVSGNPVFTLSKKIISMHDRWRVFKGQSTNSSDLLFSAKRSTFLIPEKKNIDLNVYLAKNTKESVWDFKVCAGAEKRSCDICAHGSSTLLAKMTKNKEAFEVEVQPNVDYGFIVALLTIVDEIKHTESSSTNYNDEVKVAEAALNTISVGANTYNNNNVVTTLDDDTNGESDDW; the protein is encoded by the exons ATGGGAACTGAGCTCATCTCAATTATCAACACTAAGTATTGCAAACCTGCTCCTATCAATATAAAGATTGAAACTGACAAGGGTGTCGCATACATCAACAACGAAGTCATTTTTCGTATTCATGAACCTTCTTTCTCACTCGAGGACCGTCGTGTTATATACGATGTTTCTGGAAACCCTGTTTTCACTCTATCAAAGAAg ATAATATCGATGCATGATAGATGGAGAGTTTTCAAAGGCCAAAGCACAAATTCCAGTGATTTGCTGTTTTCAGCGAAGCGATCAACGTTTTTAATCccagaaaagaagaatattgATCTTAATGTGTATCTGGCTAAAAATACCAAAGAAAGCGTGTGGGACTTTAAGGTTTGCGCTGGTGCTGAGAAAAGGTCTTGCGATATTTGTGCTCATGGATCGTCTACCCTTCTTGCCAAG ATGACGAAGAATAAAGAGGCCTTCGAGGTAGAGGTTCAACCAAACGTGGATTATGGCTTCATAGTTGCACTGCTTACCATTGTTGATGAGATCAAACACACTGAGTCTTCGTCTACCAATTATAATGATGAAGTCAAGGTTGCGGAAGCAGCTCTGAATACCATATCTGTGGGTGCAAACacttataataataacaacgtAGTAACTACTTTAGATGATGACACAAATGGAGAG AGTGATGACTGGTGA